In the genome of Natronorubrum daqingense, the window ATCGGGACGGCGAAACAGGACGATTCGACGGCGGGTTCGTACACACCGTCTTGCGGTACGCCGCAACGCCGCCATACCTCCGAAACGAGGCGTGGGGCATGCGGGACGAACTGGAGTATGTGGGCATCTTGCCGCCGCTCCGTGCGGTGTCACAGACCGGCTCCGAATCGAACGGTTCGGGGTCGTCAAGACAAGGGATCGTGACCGAGGTCGGACCTGAAGGGCGCGTCCGGGTCAATTGCGGCTTGCAACACCCGATCTCACTCAACGTGCCTCCATCGATGGAGGTCACAGAGGGGGAGCGCGTGACCGTCAGGATCTCTTCGCGACGACCGGTCCGGGCGAAGCTCACTGACGAGCCCCTTCCGGGGCTGTCAGTCGAGCGCGCGGACCTCTCCGCAGCACTCGGCCGTGAGGACGCCGGCGTCTGTATCGCGGCCTCCCGATTCGGTGAGCAACTCACCGTCGGGCGGCTCGAGACGCTGGCCGGACGCACCGAGCGAGATGGGATGACCATCGCGTTCGGCGCGCCCGAGAGAGGGCTGCCGGATATCCTCGGAATCGAGGCGTCGGCCGTCTCCTCGAGCGACGAGGCAGACGTTCAGTCGTCCACCGAGGACGCAGCTGACGACGGAGTCGAACCCACCGCTGATCCGGGGTTCGACCTCTGGCTAAACACGGTTCCGGATCAGGGAAGCGAGGTCGTGCGAACGGAGGAGGCTCTGTTCGCGACGCTCGCTCCCCTCTCACTGAGAGAGTGATAGAATGCCACAAGCAAATTCACCACGCAAAGGCTCACTCGGGTTCGGTCCACGAGAGCGTGCGACCAGCGAGGTCCCACGCTTTAACTCGTGGCCGGACGACGACGGACAGCCGACGCTCCAGGGCTTCGCGGGCTACAAGGCCGGCATGACCCACGTCGTAATGGTCGACGACAAAGCGAACTCGCCGACCGAAGGGATGGAAGAGACCGTTCCCGTTACGATCGTGGAGACGCCGCCAATGCGCGCTGTTGCACTGCGAGCGTACGAAGAGACGCCATACGGCATGCAGCCGGTCACCGAGATCTGGACCGACGAGTTCGTTTCCGAACTCGATCGCGTTCTGGACATTCCCGGTGATGACTACGACGCCACGGCCGCCGAAGACGACCTTCGCGGCCACCTCGAAGAGGGGCGCGTCGACGACGTTCGCGTCATCACGCACACGGTTCCGGGGGACATTCCCTCGATGCCGAAGAAGAAACCGGACGTGATGGAAACGCGAGTCGGCGGCGGCTCCCTCGAGGATCGCGTCGAATTCGCCCTCGAGACCGTCGCTGACGGCGGCGAACACGTCATGAACGACGTGTTCCGCGCCGGCGAGTACGTCGACGCAAGCGGCGTCACGAAAGGGAAAGGGACACAAGGCCCAGTCAAACGCTGGGGCGTCCAGAAACGAAAGGGCAAGCACGCCCGGCAGGGATGGCGCCGCCGCATCGGGAACCTTGGTCCCTGGAACCCGTCCCGCGTTCGGTCGACGGTCCCCCAGCAGGGCCAGACCGGTTACCACCAGCGGACGGAACTGAACAAACGCCTCGTCGACATTGGCGACGGCGCAGACGCGACGGTCGATGGCGGCTTCGTCAACTACGGCGAAGTCGACGGACCGCACGCGCTGATCAAGGGCTCGCTCCCCGGGCCGAACAAGCGTCTCGTACGCTTCCGCCCGGCGATCCGACCCGGAGACCAGCCACGCCTCGATCCCGAGGTTCGCTACGTCTCCACCGAATCTAACCAGGGATAACACATGGAAGCAACAGTACGAGACCTGGACGGCGACGACGCGGGCTCGGTCGACCTCCCGGCGGTCTTCGAGACGAACTACCGCCCGGACTTGATCGCGCGCGCCGTCAACGTCTCCCAGGCAAACCGAAAACAGGCCTACGGTGCCGACGAGTTCGCCGGCAAGCGAACGCCCGCGGAATCGTTCGGCAGCGGCCGCGGTATGGCCCACGTCCCACGCCAGGACGGACGCGCACGACGCGTCCCTCAGGCCGTCAAAGGACGAAAGGCACACCCGCCAAAGGCCGAGAAAGACCAGACCGAATCGATCAACACGAAAGCAAAGAAGCTGGCAGTCCGCAGCGCCATCGCGGCGACGACGGACGCAGAACTCGTCGCAGAGCGCGGTCACGCGTTCGACGAGGACGCCGAGCTTCCGGTCGTCGTCGACGACGAATTTGAAGACCTCCAGAAGACCGCCGAGGTCGTCGAATTCCTCGAGGCAGCGGGCCTCGCAGACGATATCGAACGCGCTGACGACGGTCGAAACGTCCGCTCGGGTCGCGGCAAGACCCGTGGACGCAAGTACCAGACGCCGAAGTCGATCCTCTTCGTCACCTCGAGTGAAACCGGCCCATCCCGTGCGGCACGGAACCTCGCTGGTGCCGACGTGGCGACCGCGACAGAGGTCAACGCAGAGGACCTCGCACCCGGCACACAGGCCGGCCGACTGACCGTCTGGACCGAAAGCGCACTCGAGGAGGTGGCTGAGCGATGAGTACGATTATCGATCACCCACTGGTCACCGAGAAGGCGATGAACGACATGGACTTCGAGAACAAGCTCCAGTTCGTTTGTAACCCTGACGCGACCAAACCCGAGATCCGGGAGGTCGTCGAGGAGCGCTTCGAAGTCACAGTCGACGACATCAACACGCAACTAACGATGAAGGGCAAGAAGAAAGCGATCATCAAACTCTCCGAGGACGACGACGCACAGGAAGTCGCCTCGAGAATTGGGGTGTTCTGAGAATGGGACGGCGTATTCTCGGACAACGACGTGGTCGCGGTTCCTCTACGTTCCGCGCTCCGTCACACCGATACAAGGCGAAACTCGATCACAAACAGACCGAGGACGACGACATCGTTCGCGGAACGGTCGTCGACATCGAACACGACCCGGCCCGCTCTGCGCCAGTCGCAGCCATCGAGTTCGAGGACGGCGAGCAGCGACTCGTCCTCGCACCCGAGGGAATTAGCGTCGGCGAAGAGATCCAGGTCGGCGTCTCGGCTGAGATCAAGCCGGGTAACACGATGCCACTCGCAGAGATCCCGGAAGGGGTCCCAGTCTGTAACATCGAAGCCAACCAGGGCGACGGTGGCAAGTTCGCGCGTGCATCCGGTGTCAACGCGGACCTGATCACCCACGACCGCAACGCGGCGGTCGTCCAGCTTCCAAGCGGCGAGGTCAAGCGCCTCGATCCGCAGTGTCGTGCAACCATCGGCGTCGTCGCCGGCGGTGGCCGCACTGAGAAGCCAATGGTCAAAGCAGGGAACAAGTATCACAAGATGAAAGCACGGGGCTCCAAGTGGCCTCGCGTCCGCGGTGTCGCGATGAACGCCGTCGACCACCCATTCGGTGGCGGTGGCCGACAGCACCCGGGCAAACCCAAGTCCGTCTCGCGGGACGCCCCGCCGGGACGGAAGGTGGGTGACATCTCCTCGCGTCGTACCGGCCGAGGTGGAGACAAATGAGCCAGGAGTACAGAACCGGCCGCGAAGGTGAGTTCACCTACCGTGGCCACACGCTCGAGGAACTGCAGGATCTGGAACTCGAGGAAGTTGCAGAACTGCTACCCGCTCGCAAGCGGCGAAGCATCGAACGCGGTCTCTCCGTCGAGAAACAGAAATTGCTCGAGGAAGCCCGCGAGAAAGACGAGGAACAGACGGCGAACGCGCCGATCCGAACGCACCTGCGGGATATGCCGATCCTGCCGGAGTTCGTCGACCTCACCTTCGAGGTCTACAACGGACAGTCGTTCGAGCGCGTCCGCGTCGAACCCGAGATGATCGGACACTATCTCGGCGAGTTCCGCCTCACCCGCACGTCCGTCGAGCACGGACAGGCAGGTATCGGTGCAACTCGTTCCTCGAAGTTCGTCCCACTGAAGTGATCATCGTATGGGAATCAACTACTCAGTCGACGCCGATCCCGAATCCACCGCGAAAGCGATGCTCCGGGAGCGTCACATGAGCCACAAGCACAGCAAAGAGGTCGCACGCGAACTGAAGGGTAAAACCGTCGCAGACGCACAGGCGTACCTTCAGGACGTCATCGACGAAGAGCAGTCGGTACCGTTTAAGTCCCACAACGCCGGTGCGGGTCACCGATCCGACATCGACGGCTGGGACGCCGGTAAGTACCCCGAGAAGGTCTCGGGCGAATTCCTCGACTTGCTCGAGAACGTCGCGGCGAACGCAGACCACCAGGGCTTCGACGGTGAGGCGATGGAGATCGTCCACATCGCAGCCCACAAGGTCGGCGAATCGGTCGGTCGCAAACCTCGTGCGATGGGGCGAGCGTCCGCCTGGAACACGCCGCAGGTCGACGTCGAGATCGTTGTCGAGGAGACCGACGAAACATCGGAGGACGATAACTAATGGCTGACGAACATCAATTCATCGAAAATGGCCTTCAGCGGTCCCAGATCGACGAGTTCTTCCAGGAAGAACTCGGCCGCGCAGGCTACGGCGGTATGGACGTCGCCAAGACGCCGATGGGTACGCAAATCGTCCTCAAGGCCGAGAAGCCCGGGATGGTCATCGGCAAAGGCGGCGAGAACATCCGGAAGGTCACGACGGCTCTCGAGGAGAAGTTCAACCTCGAGGACCCACAGATCGACGTGCAAGAGGTCGAAGAACCCGACCTGAACGCACGGATCGTCGCCGACCGACTGGCGAACGCACTCGAGCGTGGCTGGTACTTCCGCAAAGCCGGCCACACGACGATTGACCGGATCATGGAAGCCGGCGCGCTCGGTGCCGAGATTGTCCTCTCCGGAAAGGTCACGGGCGCACGCTCACGCGTGGAGAAGTTCAACCGTGGCTACATCAAGCACAACGGCGAACCCGCCGAAGAGGTCGTCGACCACGGTCAGGGCGTCGCCGTCATGAAACTCGGTACCATCGGGGTCAACGTCAAGATCATCCCGCCAGGTGCCGAGTTGCCCGACGACTTCGGCGTCCACGAAGATCTGGACCCCGAAGAGATCGTTCCAGACGCCGTCGAAGCCAACGAGGCCGAGGGTGTCGAGGAACTGCTCGAGGGAGAACCTGAGGAGGCAGACGCCGCCGAATCCGGCGCCGAAGCGCCCGCTGAGGACGCCGTCGAGACCGACCCAGAACTCGAGGAAGAAGACGTCGAAGAGGTCATCGAGGCGGAAGTCGAGGCCGACGAGGAAGAAGTCGAGATCCCCGACGAGTCGCCGGTCGAAGACGACCTCGACGAACTCGAGGAAGACGTCGAAGCAGAAGCCGAAGAACTCGTCGCAGAGATGGACGAGGAGGAAGCGGACGAAGCGGACGATGCCGAGGAAGACGAGGGAGGTGACGCCTGATGGCGATTCTCCACGTCGAAGAAGTTCGCGACATGACGCCTGCGGAACGCGAAGAAGAACTCGAAGAACTCGAGACGGAACTGTTGAACCAGAAGTCCGTTCTCGCAGCCGGTGGTGCCCCGGAGAACCCGGGACGCATCGGAGAGTTGAGCCGGACGATCGCGCGGGTCAAGACGATCCAGCGAGAAGAAGGCGACCTGGACGACGAGTAAGAACAACGATGGCACTGACACCCGAAACGCTCCCGCGGCACGAACTCAACGGACTTCCCGTCCGCGTCGTCGAGAGTGACGACGCCAGCCGGGAGGGAATCGAAGGACGAGTCGTCATCGAGACGACGAACACGCTTTCGATCGAAGTTCGTGACGACGGTGAGTCTCGGGTGTTGCGGGTGCCAAAATCGGGCTCAGTATTCGAGTTCGCGATCACAGATGAAGCCGCCGAGGACGCGAAGTCCTCGGGGACTGCGTCCAAACTGGCCGACACCCAACCCGGCTCTGCCGATAAAACGGACGAGTCGGACCGAGTCGACGGCGACGCCGTCGGCTGTGCTCGTATCAACGAGCACGCTGGCGAGGATGTAGCCTACGTTACGGTCGATGGATCGCGACTGCTCTCACGACCCGCCCGACGCACGGAAACTAATGGTGATTCACCATGGCAATAGGACTAGACGTTGAAACCCCTCCGGAACCAGAAAACCCGGAGGAATACGACTACGAGACGTGTCCGTTCTACGGCGAACTGCCCGTTCGAGGACAGACCCTCGAGGGACAGGTCGTCTCGACGGACATGGACAAGACCGTAGTCGTCGAGCGAGAGTACGATGTGGCGGTACCCAAATACGACCGCCTCATGAAACGCCGCTCGCGCATCCCGGCACACGTTCCGGGCGTGCTCGAGCCGCTCTCGGTCGGTGACACGGTCACGATCGCAGAGACCCGACCACTGTCGAAGACGAAATCGCACGTGGTCGTCGAAGTAACTGAAGAAGCGACTGCCGAAGACGTGGCAGCGCTCACCGGCGAAAGCGAGCCGGACCCACAGCTGTCCGCCGAGGACCTCGGCGGCGACGACGCTGAAGACGAAGGTGATGCCTAATGGAGGCAATGAAAGCCGACGTCACCCAGGGACTCAAGAAGGGGTCGCTGGTCACGTGTGCCGACAACACCGGCGCACGGGAGCTGAAGGTCATCAGCGTCGCGGGCTACCACGGCACCAAGAGCCGCCAGCCGAAGGCCGGCCTCGGTGACAAGGTGACCGTTTCGG includes:
- a CDS encoding putative RNA uridine N3 methyltransferase, giving the protein MTVSILVPSSLTREAEDKREATRKLGYIARAATIFRADRLLVYPDRDGETGRFDGGFVHTVLRYAATPPYLRNEAWGMRDELEYVGILPPLRAVSQTGSESNGSGSSRQGIVTEVGPEGRVRVNCGLQHPISLNVPPSMEVTEGERVTVRISSRRPVRAKLTDEPLPGLSVERADLSAALGREDAGVCIAASRFGEQLTVGRLETLAGRTERDGMTIAFGAPERGLPDILGIEASAVSSSDEADVQSSTEDAADDGVEPTADPGFDLWLNTVPDQGSEVVRTEEALFATLAPLSLRE
- a CDS encoding 50S ribosomal protein L3 — translated: MPQANSPRKGSLGFGPRERATSEVPRFNSWPDDDGQPTLQGFAGYKAGMTHVVMVDDKANSPTEGMEETVPVTIVETPPMRAVALRAYEETPYGMQPVTEIWTDEFVSELDRVLDIPGDDYDATAAEDDLRGHLEEGRVDDVRVITHTVPGDIPSMPKKKPDVMETRVGGGSLEDRVEFALETVADGGEHVMNDVFRAGEYVDASGVTKGKGTQGPVKRWGVQKRKGKHARQGWRRRIGNLGPWNPSRVRSTVPQQGQTGYHQRTELNKRLVDIGDGADATVDGGFVNYGEVDGPHALIKGSLPGPNKRLVRFRPAIRPGDQPRLDPEVRYVSTESNQG
- the rpl4p gene encoding 50S ribosomal protein L4, translating into MEATVRDLDGDDAGSVDLPAVFETNYRPDLIARAVNVSQANRKQAYGADEFAGKRTPAESFGSGRGMAHVPRQDGRARRVPQAVKGRKAHPPKAEKDQTESINTKAKKLAVRSAIAATTDAELVAERGHAFDEDAELPVVVDDEFEDLQKTAEVVEFLEAAGLADDIERADDGRNVRSGRGKTRGRKYQTPKSILFVTSSETGPSRAARNLAGADVATATEVNAEDLAPGTQAGRLTVWTESALEEVAER
- a CDS encoding 50S ribosomal protein L23, with the translated sequence MSTIIDHPLVTEKAMNDMDFENKLQFVCNPDATKPEIREVVEERFEVTVDDINTQLTMKGKKKAIIKLSEDDDAQEVASRIGVF
- a CDS encoding 50S ribosomal protein L2 codes for the protein MGRRILGQRRGRGSSTFRAPSHRYKAKLDHKQTEDDDIVRGTVVDIEHDPARSAPVAAIEFEDGEQRLVLAPEGISVGEEIQVGVSAEIKPGNTMPLAEIPEGVPVCNIEANQGDGGKFARASGVNADLITHDRNAAVVQLPSGEVKRLDPQCRATIGVVAGGGRTEKPMVKAGNKYHKMKARGSKWPRVRGVAMNAVDHPFGGGGRQHPGKPKSVSRDAPPGRKVGDISSRRTGRGGDK
- a CDS encoding 30S ribosomal protein S19; translation: MSQEYRTGREGEFTYRGHTLEELQDLELEEVAELLPARKRRSIERGLSVEKQKLLEEAREKDEEQTANAPIRTHLRDMPILPEFVDLTFEVYNGQSFERVRVEPEMIGHYLGEFRLTRTSVEHGQAGIGATRSSKFVPLK
- a CDS encoding 50S ribosomal protein L22 → MGINYSVDADPESTAKAMLRERHMSHKHSKEVARELKGKTVADAQAYLQDVIDEEQSVPFKSHNAGAGHRSDIDGWDAGKYPEKVSGEFLDLLENVAANADHQGFDGEAMEIVHIAAHKVGESVGRKPRAMGRASAWNTPQVDVEIVVEETDETSEDDN
- a CDS encoding 30S ribosomal protein S3 produces the protein MADEHQFIENGLQRSQIDEFFQEELGRAGYGGMDVAKTPMGTQIVLKAEKPGMVIGKGGENIRKVTTALEEKFNLEDPQIDVQEVEEPDLNARIVADRLANALERGWYFRKAGHTTIDRIMEAGALGAEIVLSGKVTGARSRVEKFNRGYIKHNGEPAEEVVDHGQGVAVMKLGTIGVNVKIIPPGAELPDDFGVHEDLDPEEIVPDAVEANEAEGVEELLEGEPEEADAAESGAEAPAEDAVETDPELEEEDVEEVIEAEVEADEEEVEIPDESPVEDDLDELEEDVEAEAEELVAEMDEEEADEADDAEEDEGGDA
- the rpmC gene encoding 50S ribosomal protein L29; amino-acid sequence: MAILHVEEVRDMTPAEREEELEELETELLNQKSVLAAGGAPENPGRIGELSRTIARVKTIQREEGDLDDE
- a CDS encoding ribonuclease P protein component 1 — its product is MALTPETLPRHELNGLPVRVVESDDASREGIEGRVVIETTNTLSIEVRDDGESRVLRVPKSGSVFEFAITDEAAEDAKSSGTASKLADTQPGSADKTDESDRVDGDAVGCARINEHAGEDVAYVTVDGSRLLSRPARRTETNGDSPWQ
- a CDS encoding 30S ribosomal protein S17, giving the protein MAIGLDVETPPEPENPEEYDYETCPFYGELPVRGQTLEGQVVSTDMDKTVVVEREYDVAVPKYDRLMKRRSRIPAHVPGVLEPLSVGDTVTIAETRPLSKTKSHVVVEVTEEATAEDVAALTGESEPDPQLSAEDLGGDDAEDEGDA